Genomic segment of Lemur catta isolate mLemCat1 chromosome 2, mLemCat1.pri, whole genome shotgun sequence:
GGGTGAAATAACTGAATCAAAGTgtaactttatttacaaaaaatagCTGCTACAATCCAAAAGAGAagctaagaaaacaattttatttacaatagcatccaaAAGAATGATACATTTGACCAAAGCAGTGAGAGACACTTGTATctaatatattttcttgttttctgtattCTTGATGCTCTGGTGTTTGGGCCTTGGTCCTGCAGAGACCGCCCCTCCCGGGCGAGCCGGTTCCCGAGCACAGCAGGCGCTGGCCCTGTGTGTGCACCTCGGCCGTGCAAACACACTGACCCACCCAGGGCACACACCCTTGTCACCTCCGCATTGGACTCTCACACACTAAGCCAACACGCCTCCTGCCTGAGTCACCCCAGGGCCAGATATTGGACAACTAGGGGCCATCGCTAGAGCCTGGAGGCTGCTTAAATTGCTCTGACTCTCCGATCCTGGGCTTGCCCTGCCTGTCCCATTTCTCCCCACGAGAACCCCGAGCAAGGCTGCGGGCATCTCTACCCTCTCCTTCACTGCCCTGGGTGCTTCCCGCGTGGGCCCGGACAGTCCACCGCCCCGCCCGTTTCTAGGACCTGTGAGTATCAGCTTCTTCCTTCGCGACCACAATTTCTGTCTCTGTATGTCTTACCtgatttaaaacaaatcccaggcCCAGATTTTAGAACAACACGGAAAACCAGAAAACGTCTCTGTAACATGCTGCCATGAAAGAAGACCTAAGTAGATGGCAGGACTGAACATGGCTGAGGTGGCAGCACGAGCCAGCACCACACACAGCTTCAGCCACCCCCTACTCCCTGTCGAAGATGCAACGGgctgggttttggttttttctttttacagaaatggaaaagctaatCCTCAAATTCAAACAGAGTTGCAAGCGGCCCCAGATAGTTAAAACaagattgaaaaagaagagcaaagttggaggactcacactttctgaCTCCAGAATTTTCTATGAAGCTACAGTGATCAAAACCGTGTGGTGCTGGCATACAGACAGAGACATAGACCCATtgaatagaattgagaatccagaaataaacccatatgtCGCTGGCCACTGATTTTTGACCAGGGCGCTAAGACCATTCAACGGGGAGTTGATAGTGTCTTCAGCACACGGTGCAGGGCAATGGACACGCCCACGCACAAGAGCGGAGGAGGACTCCTCCCCTACAGCAGACGCAAAAGTTAACCCAAATGGGTCAGTGACCTAAACATGAGAGCTCAAGCCACAGAACCTttggaagaaaatacaggagTAAATCTTCTTCACCTTGGATTTGGcgatggattcttagatatgacgtcaaaagcagagaaaaaataaaaaaacagataaatttgacttcatcaaaattttttgcatcaaagaacatttttaagaaaatggaaagacatcctataggagaaaatatttgcaaattatatatctgataagggcctagtatccagaatacatgACGATCTCTTATAACCCTTCTAAATGAGGGACATTTCCCTGGGGTGTCTCCACACGACCATCGTGCCGGGAGATGACCGTGCCACACTGTTACCATAATTCTCAAATGCCATTCAAAGTCTGTCACCTGCCCCAGCGAGGTACTTTGAAGCAAAAGGACCCAGTCGAGGACCACGTGGTGCATTTGAGTCTCTTTCAGTCTGAAATGGGTCCCTGGTCTTTCCTCGACTTTTCTGAACCTTCTGAGATGCTGAGGGTGTCAGGCCATCTTTCTGTACAGCGCTCCTCAAGCTGGGGCACCTGATATTTTTCGTGATTAGATTGAGACGGTATATCTTCAGGAAGATAGCAAACATGACTTCGACTTTTTCCTATTGCATCTCACCAAGTGCACGAATTTCAGTTTGTCAGTTACCGGACATCAGGCCACACTTACCACTGTCCCGGGCCACCTTCCCACGCAGAGTTACACGCTCTTCCTTAGTAGGCAGCGTTTTGTGGGGAGAGTCCTTGAGACTATGCAACTAGCCGATTTCCACCAgaatttcaatttattcattcctttatttataaCTATATGGACTCATAGTCTCCCGTTTTACTCAATGAATtgtaacttgtttctttttcttgcttatgaTTCGACATACAGGTTGGCCCTGGTTTGGATGCAGGGAGCTCCCGCAAGCTGGTTTCTGAGCCTTCCTAGAGCGTCTCCACCCGATTCTCGGATCTCCCGCGGGACGGCTAGGTCCCTCTGGCGCTCACCCCCCTCACTGCAGGTGCTTCCACgaggcccagggcctggcaaCAGTGTTTAGAAAGCAAGGTCTAGGTGACAGGTGTCCCCCATTGCTCTTGGGGTGTCACTGCCCTCAGCCCTTCTCAGGGGACAGAGCAAGGgaatacatgtatgtgtgtgcacaaccacacgcacacacatgcacacatgtaaacacacacgcatacacgtacatgcatacatgtgcacacatgtgtacacatgtacacacacatgcacattcccACAGGAACATCGACACTTGGCCAGGcaaggtagctcatgcctgtaatcctagcactctgggggccaaggcgggaggatcgtttgagctcaggagttcgagaccagcctgagcaagagtgagaccccgtctctactaaaaaaatagaaagaaattagctggacaactaaaaatatatatagagaaaattagccaggcatggtggcacatgcctgtagtcccagcgactcgggaggctgaggcagaaggactgcttaagcccaggagtttgaggttgctgtgagctaggcagacgccatggcactctagcccgggcagcagagtgagactctgtctcaggaaaaacaaaaattaataataaaaagaaagcaagccatgggctgggcatggaggctcaggctgtcatcccagcactttgggaggctgaggcgggaggattgcttgaggccaggattttgagaccagcctgagcaacacagaccCTGCTGGTGCTTACGGTCTCAGCTgtgtgggaggctggggcgggaggaccCTGAGCCccggagttggaggctgcagtgagctgtgacctgGCCACagtgctccagcctgggcggcCACCAAGTCCCTGCAGTCCTGCCCACAGGGTTTACTGAGgtttgctccctccctcctgggctgcCTTCTCTGGCAGTGGGACACTGGCTCCCAGCCTTAATTCACCACTCATTTCACGATGCCCCCGTGTGCAGCCAGTCCCTCCTCTCACCCGGCTCCGCCCTGCTCACCTGACCCCCACtctgggggttagggttaggggaatTTTACAACTTCCAGCCGTTGCAGTGCGTGTGTGGTAGAATCTCCTAGTTCTGCTCTGCAGCTCCCCAAAGAGatctggcccccacccccagagtcccggcccttcctccctcccagccccttaCCCGTACAACCCTGGAGGGCCTCTGCCCTGCCAGGTGGACGGTCCTGCCTGACCGGCCGGAGGTCTACACCCGCGTCCCTGCCCACGTGAACTGGATCCGCAGCCACATCTGAACTCAGGAGGCTCAGGTCCCACCCGGGGCCCCTTCCCTGGCTGGCTTCTTCCTCCAGAATCGCCTCCTGCACCAGCCTGAGGAACCCTCCCTCCTGTGACTCCTGGTCCCCGACCCTGAGCCACACGACCCCTCCATCCCCCTCCTCCTGGCGAGCCGCATCCTGGGCCTGGAAGAAAAGGCTGTTCGGCTCGCCCTGGCTGTCTGcacgtggggaaactgaggctgagaggtcaCCTGCACGAGGGTTGCAAACCGCACCCCGCagggcctctcccagcccccgGAGGTCCCCAGCGCCACCCCGCGGCTCCGACCCGACCTCGTGGACAGGTGCATCAGACGgccgcgcccctcccccgccccgccgcaGCGCCCTCCGCCGGCCACGCGGGGACCTGCAGCACCGGGCGCGGCCGGGCAGGGACGGAACCGCGGGTGACCCCGTGACCCACGACGGAAATCCAAGATTCCGCCAAGCCCGGAGTAAGAGGACCGGGCGAGGCAGCGAGAGTCAAAGGCAATACGCCAAAATACCGTATTTCTAAAACCAGCCAtgaataattggaaaataaatttagaagtgGATGCCGTTTGCTGCAGGATCCGAACACCAAGCGTCGGGAATCACCGGAACGGCAGCGGCGCCAGGTCTCCAGCCGGAAGGTGCGAACAGCCGGCGGGCGGGGAGGGCGGCGCTTCCGCTTCCGGTCGGGGCTGCTGGGAGACGGTTCTCCCCGGCTGCGGCGCAGGGCGTGAGGGACGCCCCGGGGGCCCGCTCCACGCGAGGGGACAGCTGGCTCCAGAGTCAGTGGCAGCGTGCAAAGGACCCAGGACAGCCGAGACCCTCCAGGAAAAGGGGAGCGGAGGCGGCGTCTCCTTCCCGCTGCCTTCGAGGCTTGCCGAGCTGTCCCGATCGCCACGTGGCGCTGGGCGGACGTTCCCGCCCACGGAAGGAGCAGAGACAGGCTCACAGCAGGGTCACCGCTGCACGACGGCGTCACCGGCACCGAACGGGCCAAGGGTGACCTTGTCAACAAGTGCGGGCAGGGAGCTGTTCGCCAGCTGTAGCAGTGTCACACGGTCACGCCAGGTGTCCCCACGGGAATCTGCCTGCACGTGGGGGGTGGGCTTGTCTATACACTGGAAACTGCTCTACAAAAcagtctattaattttaaaaatcacacagttCCACATGCGACTCAGCCTTACAGCAATACGCTTTGCCGTCCCCTCCTGTCCTTTGCTACTGTAGCGCAGGTTTCACTTCCCCGCTGTCTATAAACATCACGGTGCGCTGTCCTGTTTCGTTGTTGTCGCTTTAAACCGTCGATTCTCTTTTACgtattctttgaaagaaaaaaatgtctttcccGTTCCTGGCTGCGCATTTGCTCCGTTTGCAGGGCGGGTTTCCCTTCAGTCCGGATCTGGATTTTCATCTCTTACGGTTTTTTCTGCCTGCAGAACTTCCTTTGCGTTTGCTGCGGGGCAGCTCCGCCAGCAATACGTTCGTTCCCGATTGCTTGACTGAGAAAGTCTTtgctttccttcattttttgaGAGATGTTTTCCCTGGGTAAATAATTCAATGTTGacagcctttttaaaaaacacgtTAGTGGCGGCTTGCCATTGTCCCCGGTTGCTGGTGTCTGACGAGAAGTCTCCTGTGGCCCCGCTTTCCCCGTCCCCCGGTGGCGTCCACGTCATCTCTACCACCGGCTTCGGCACGTCCTGATGCGCCCTGGCGTGTTCCATGTAGGTTTATTCTGTCGGGGGTTTGCTGAGATTATTAGACCTGTCAGTGTATAGATCTGGCTGTTGGTTCCTCAAATATCACTTTTACTtattccttctccctctcccttttggGACCCCGGTCACATGGTGGGAGCTTCTCTGGTAGTGCCAGATGTCGGGGGTTCCTGGtttttcctgccctcccccccaccccccgtgctTCGTTTGGGATAGTTTCCGTGACTGTCCGCGAGTAGCGCGCTTGTTCCTCTGCATCCCTTAATCTCTGGACAACCCACCCAACATCCATTTTCAACTTAGATACTTTATTGCTTATCTCTCGGTCTTCCATTTGTCTTCCATTTGAGAGAGATCAAGGGCCCTCTGGGAGAAAGGAACCGCCTGGGCTTGGGCTGTGGCGGGGCCAAGCAGGGGCTCTGAGCCTGTCCCAGGAAGCTCTGAACGCAGGAGCCCCCGCGACGGCCCGGTTTGTTGTGCGTTTTCGGGAGGAACTGGATTGAACCCGTTCGTGCGCACACGGTCACTGGCATGTCCTCAGCGAACTGTGGGTTTTGCTGGCGATGACACGAGTTGGGATGTTGCATCTACAGCCTGAGGACACCTGCCCTGAGCGGTGCTCTGGGCAGGACCCCAGGGGTCCCTGacctcctggcctggccctgggccctgcaggggagGGGCCGGAGGGGTCCTCAGGGCCGGTCCGGATTGGTCCAGCGTTAGCCAATCATAGCTAGGGCATGCTCTGCTGATTGGACCGCCTGCCAGGCCTGAGCCAATAGGAACACTTCTTGGAGGACCTGGTCCCAGAGCCCCTGACTGGGTGGGGCGTGCAGGGGAGGCCTCTATAGGCTCCCTGGCCCTGGCGCCCTTGTCCCTATGTCCCTGTCCCAGCCCCTCACCACCTGGGCTCCTGAGAGTCCCACCTTGTTCCTAGAACCAGGACGGGGCACTTGGAGGCCTCCTGGGAGTTTGTTGGGAGAACGAATGGGGACCAGGGTCGCTGACCAAGAGGGGCCTGGAcaccccctgccccgcccccgggGGCTGCTGCCCGGAAGGAGTCCCCGTAATGGGCCCTGGCTGTGCAGGAGAGCCAGCGCGTccccaggcagggtgggggtgggccagGGCCCCCCGGGCACTGTGTGGGGTACCGGGGGACCCCAGGAGTTCAGAGGGTGAGGAGACGGCTGGGGCCCCCGGTGACCAGCAGTCCTAGCGAGAGTCAGGAGGCGGCAGAGTCTGCCCTGGGCGGGGGACGGGGCCCAGGGGTGGTGGGACCAGGGGCGCCCAAGGGGGCAGGCGCTGGCCTCTTGCGCTGTGGCCGCCTCAgtcctctgctcctccctctgcTGGTGCAGCCCAGACCCCAGATAACAAGGGGACCGCACAGATGGCAGCAGAGATGGTGGCCGCTGGAGTCCTCCGAGCAGCTGGGTCTGACGTGGGCTGTGGGGACAGCAGGGTCCCTTCCTGGCCAAGCAGACTTGGGCCCTGGGTCTGAGTCACCCACTTCCTCCACGTGTGCACTGGAGGGGGGAGCCCCCGACCCCATCTGGGTCTGGAAGGataaaaggggaggggagagcccgCTGGGTAGAGAGGGACAGGAACAGGCCAGGGTGAGGACCCCACCCTCCATACCCCCGACAGCCCCGATCCCCGTGGaccccagctccctcctgcaccccacaccctgcagaccccggcccagccccgctgacgccccctccctgccccttccagaTGCTGAGCCTGCTGGTGTTGGCACTGCCCGTCCTGGGGAGCCTGGTCCACGTGGCCCCTGGTGAGTCCTGAGCACGTCccgccctgtccctgcccctcaccccacaccaCACAGGCCGGGGCACGGGTGGGTCCAGAGGGGGCCGGGGTGCCTGGCACAGGCTGACTttgtcccttccccagccccaggccggGCCCTGGAGCGAGCAGGGATCGTGGGGGGCTATGAGGCACATCGGAGGAGCTGGCTCTGGCAGGTGAGCCTGAGATCCCCCGGCCAGTACTGGCAGCACTTCTGCGGGGGCTCCCTCATCCACCCCCAGTGGGTGCTGACGGCGGCGCACTGCGTGGGACCGTGAGTCTCCTCGGGGCCTGGCGGGTGGGGACGGCCCGGGGCCCACCCGACTCCCGGGTGCTCCTGGGGCTGCTCAGGCCCCCTGAGGAGTCGTCTCCTCCCCCAGAAAATTCCGGAACCTGGCAGACATCAGGGTGCAGCTGCACGAGCAGCACCTCTATTACCGCGACAGACTGCTGCCCGTCAGCAGGATCATCCCCCACCCCAACTACTACACCTACCTGGACGGGGCGGACATCGCCCTGCTGGAGCTGGAGGTCCCCGTGAACATGTCCCACCAGGTCCACACGAtcaccctgccccaggcctcGGAGACCTTCCCCCCGGGGTCGCGGTGCTGGGTGACAGGCTGGGGTGCCGTGGCATATGGTGGTACGTGTCAGGGACGGCTGGACGCTGGGTcaggtggggcaggggcctcCCTCTGGGCGTGGGAGTCTGTCACCCCTCCTGACGCTGCGGCGTCTCCTCCCACCCGCAGTGCGGCTGCCGCCGCCGTTCCCTCTGAGGCAGGTGAGGGTCCCCATAGTGGAAAACCACATTTGTGACGCCCAGTACCACACTGGCCTCTCCACGGGGGACAACGTCCACATTGTCCAGGATGACATGATTTGTGCTGGGAATAGCCGCAAGGACGCCTGCCAGGTGGGCCCCGCGcatcccccacaccccaccctccccGGCCTGGCCAGCGAGCACTGACCCTTGCCCTCCGCAGGGCGACTCCGGAGGGCCCCTGGCCTGCTGGGTGAACGGCACCTGGGTGCAGGCGGGCGTGGTCAGCTGGGGCGATGGCTGCGCTCAGCCCAACCGGCCCGGCATTTACACCCGCGTCACCTACTACTTGGACTGGATCCACCGCTACATCCCCAAGGAGCCCTGAGCCAGGTCCCCAGGGCTGCCAGCCAGGTCACTGGAAAAGCCAGCACCCTCCTGTCCCCAACATTGCTGCTTCCTACCCAGGTGGGGTGCACCCCCAGCACAGCTTCCCGTCCTCTGGTCCTGAGCCCTGTCACCTGTCCGGagcctcctcccctgtcccacccGAGCCCCTCCCCCATGCTAACCTCCCTCCCCCATCTGGAGCCCCTTCCCCTCTGGCCCCtccgtccctcccccacccacacgCTAATTGTCCAGCACATTGTGTCTCATTAAAGTGCGTGAGAAGCAGGCACGGCTGTCACTGTGTTGCTGGTGGGGTATTGCTGGGGAAGGGGCTCCAGGGCACGGCCGGGCGCAGCTGCCGGAGCTACAGGGTCCccggtccccaagccccagcgTGTCACTGTGGGACGGGGCCTCCTGGAACCCAGGGCCGACCCCTCCCTCACAGGCATCCTGCACTTGGGTCGGGTAGAGCACCAGGGAGGGACCATGAACACTCGATTACAGGACACCAGGCACCCTGTGCCCGGGCCAGAGACAGCAGGGCCACCGTGCCCCGCAGTCCCCCGCCTTCCCCGCACCGTGCGCTCCAGCGTGGGCTCTGGGCTTGTCCTGTACCCCCGGCTGCTCCACAGCTTTGTTTCTGCTGGGTTTGTCATTAGTGTAACTGCTCTGATGGTCACACCCTGAAATCTGCTGTTTTCGCTCAACACCAATGGCCTTTCGTTAGAAAATCACCCGGGTTCCGTGCCATTGCTCGCGTAAACAGTGCCGGCCGCCGGCTGTCTTCCTGGAGCCGCTTCCCTAAGACCCCCTTAGGGCAGAGTCCCAGCAGACACCATGGCAAATCCACGCTGTTTCTAGAAAGACGGTTCCCAGCGATCTGCCCGGTCTGCCGACTTCAGCCCTGGCCAGCACTGGGCACGTGCTGTGCGGTGATGCGCAACGTGGGGTACAGATGACATGTGCACACCTGCCACACGCAACACAGTGTGATGCACGTATCACCTGCTGCCTTGGGAGAGAAGCAAAATCTACTAACATATTCAAAATTCGAAGTATTGTCTAAGAGCATTTGGCAccttaaaaaaattctactttcaAGTACCATCTTAACATGCATTGTCTTCCCCATTTTGAAGAAAATGGGCAGCGTCTGAGGCACATCCTGGGTGCGTGCCGTGTGCTGCAGCGACCCCAGGCTGTGGGACCCAAGCCGCCTGCTGCAGGGTCGAGAGGGACCCTGGGCCTGCGGTGGGCCGGGTGCTGTCCGGAGCACCGACGCTGTTCCCTGGGCCTCCCCAAGTGTAGGATGCAGGACTCACCTGGGGACACGGTGGGTGGCAGTCAGCACCCACTGGTGGCTGACCAGGCTGCCATTGTGACCCACTGACCCACCATTCTCCTGTTCACCCATCTcctcatccacccacccatccacccgtCCGTTCATCCACCCGCCCACCCATCCGTCAGGGCGGGCACCTGCCCtgggttcttggtgtgctcttggccaaagaatgacaaGACAccccaaagtgtcaagtccagactattatccgGGTCCtctggctccttgcttggaaaaatcaccagcaaggccGACATGACGGAGTAACCTCAGGCACGAGCAGTTTCACACGAGCAGCTCTTTACTGTAGAGTAAAACAGGTCCGTCTCTGCACGTGGGGAGAGACAGAGCCACTCTCCACCAACCAGCTCACTCGCCCACTCTGACTTCTGGGATCGTTTCCTTTGATTAGCCCGGTCCGGGGGAGGGCGCTCGGGAGCTGTGGGATGTGCTCATATGATCAGCAGGTGTCCTCAAAATGCCACCTGCATATAGGAGCTCCCTCGAAGAAAGCGCACCTGGGAAGGGGGGTGAAGTGCAGTGCAGAGTCAAGCTAACGGCATCATAACGACCCCTAGGTTACTCTGGGTCACTTTCCAAATCCCATCACGCCAGGGCTGGGGAGTTTCGGGCTTGATAAAtcgctccctccttccccaggtggaGCAGTTGCTGGGGtgggattaagggtggggcagccCCATGGTGGACCTGGGCCACCGGGCTCATCCTGCACCAAAGCAGGGAGCCCTTGTCGGGGAAGAGCCGAGACCCTAACTGTCTAAGGCACACGTCCCCACCCCTCCAGGATCtacccatctctctctctctccttccgtCTCTGCCAGCAGCTGCCGGTTACCAGACTCATCCAGGTACTTTTCCATCCACTCAGCCGCCAGTTTACTCCATCACTCGTTAATTGGCTTAAACAAAGCAGAGACGCTGCACTCAGGGTGTGTCCGCCTGAGTTACGGGCCAGGGGAGGATTCCGGCGACGGCTGGACCGGAGTTTGGTGAGGGGCTCCCAGCAGGGCCCTGCCCACCGTGCGGCCTGGGCTGTGGACAGAGGCTGCTGCAGGCAGCACACAGACCCTCGGGGCTGGGCGCTTGACCACCCCCGCTGGAGACAGGAGTGGCCCCTGTCTCGGGGCAGCCCAGAAAGTCCACCTGCGCGTGACTTGGCCCATCACATGGGGATGGGCTCCCGGCTGCTGCGGTTGTCCCTCCCTGGCAAGGTCACTCGTGGCAGGGCAAGGAGGAGGACTTGGGTCCCGGGACATGCTTGCTTGCTGCAGGATTCCCGTTTCCGATGTTCCCGAGACTTCTGAACTCTCCCACCAGCTCCCCAGGCAccacctgggcccctccccaccctcggCCACCAGCCCTGTGCTCATCTCCGGAGCCCTCTTCCCAGATGCATCGCGGGAATTGGTTTCAGGTAGTCGGTGCTCCTTACACTAACCAAGGGGGGAAGCGGGTCTGGGACGTTTGGTGCAGGGCGCAGGACGCACGATTCttggggctgaggaaggagagggggcTGGAGCCTGAGCCGCTGCGCTGACGTCCTCCTCCATGGCCCTGGGCCTTCCCCAGGAGGGAGACGCCCCCAGGGCCTCCTGGCCAGGTGCTGTGCCCCCACCTCACTCCCCAAGGGCTGGACCCACGCCCACGGCAGGCTGCTTGGCCTGGGGCTTGGTTCTTGGGATCCTTCTCTGGCCTGAGCCACAGCGGAGTACAGCTCAGGGTGCAGAGCACTCCCAGGCCTCTGTCCTCAGCTGTCAGGAGCACGGGGTCCAGGAGGGCCAGGTAAGGTGGGGCAGGCGGCCAATCACAGCGAGCTGCCCCAGCCAAGGTGTGTGGGGTGCAGTGGGCAGAGGCTGAGGGGGAGCAGAGCCGGCGTGGCCGTGGCCGGGCTTTGGGGCGGCCTGGGCTGGGCAGTGGCTGTGGGCATGTGGGGAAGCAGGAGCCTCGGGCCCAGGTGAGTTCCGGGCCAGGTGGCCCCAGCTTGTCCTGAGCAGAGGCAGGGACATCGAGTCTCACTTGGTGAGTGTAGGTTAtgctttcctgttttgttttgttttttgagacagagtctcgctctgttgcccgggctagagtgagtgcagtggcgtcagcctagctcacagcaacctccaactcctgggctcaagcgatcctcctgcctcagcctccccagtagctgggactacaaacacgCGACACAGTGTGATGTTCTGTTTCTCGGCCTCTGGGACCGGCTGTGTCCCCGGGGACAGGGTGAGGCAGGAACCAGACccactccttttttcttttttttctttttttttttttacaccaacaaagcaaaagcaaaaggcTCACTATTTAAGCAGAAAGGAATTCAAGAGAAGgaattaggttttttaaaaacagcattggAAAATTGGAATGGGCTGGGGTCGGGTCccctgggagccaggctggggtTGGGGCAGGGCAGACATGGGtgaaggaggctgggggaggaccCCTCTGTCCCTGGACCAGTGACACAGTCAGTCACATTCCTCGCAGGTGaggctcctccctcctttcttctcaaaACGGTCTTGGACATAGCTGGCCCTTCACCCTCGGGAAGGATGAGACTTAGTGTTTTGGCTTAAACCTGCCCAAATCGCTGTGTGTACCTCACTTCCAGAGCTGGTGCGGAGGACAAACTAGACCAAGGATCCAGGTGTCTTCCCAGCCACAAGGCAGGTGGCATCTGGGTGACACTCATTCCGGTGAGGTTGGTGTGGAGGGTCAGTGAGGACAGCCAGTAGGCTGGTTTTCATACGCTAGCCGGTAAGTTTGATTTCTGGTGACAAATATTGCGTATACCTTATATCTTTAAGAGAGAAATTTTCCTTGATGAACATTGgaaacaccatttattgaaaatcaaATGCTCATCAGCCATCTGGGATTTGTGGATTTTGCTTCCACGCCTGGCTCACCTCCGTGGCCCGGCTGACAGGAGCACACAGAGCCCTGGGAGGCCGCAGGGCCAGAAAGGGAGGGTGAGGCTGGGACAGGGGAGGCCGGGAGGCCGCCAGGGAAGACGGGCATCTCCTCCACGTGACACCCGTCTAGGGCCCGGGAACCCAGGGACGTTCCCGGCGGATCCAGGACACGTAGCTTGTCACACGGGTGTACACCCCAGGGAAGTCCTGGTGACCACAGAAGCTGCCCCAGCTCACTACCCCCACCTGGACCCAGGAGCAGTTCCACCTGCACACCAGGGCCCGGAGtcgccctgtggggagaggtggCACTCAGCGAGGCTTCCCAGGTGGCCCATGGCAACGGGACACGTGGGTCCCCATTTCATGGCCTGGCAGGGACAGCGGAGACAGGGCGGGCGGGACTCTCACCTGGCAGGTGAGGAGCCGCCTGAGTGGTTCTGGtactgccaggcacagtgctcaTTCCCCACGAGGGGGACGTCCACCTCCTGCAGGGGGTAGGGCAGGGGCAGCGGCTCTGTGGGGAGAACGAGGGGCCGTCCTGGGTGTGAGGGTCCTGACTCTTCCCAACCA
This window contains:
- the LOC123631366 gene encoding tryptase beta-2-like → MGTRVADQEGPGHPLPRPRGLLPGRSPRNGPWLCRRASASPGRVGVGQGPPGTVWAQTPDNKGTAQMAAEMVAAGVLRAAGSDMLSLLVLALPVLGSLVHADFVPSPAPGRALERAGIVGGYEAHRRSWLWQVSLRSPGQYWQHFCGGSLIHPQWVLTAAHCVGPKFRNLADIRVQLHEQHLYYRDRLLPVSRIIPHPNYYTYLDGADIALLELEVPVNMSHQVHTITLPQASETFPPGSRCWVTGWGAVAYGVRLPPPFPLRQVRVPIVENHICDAQYHTGLSTGDNVHIVQDDMICAGNSRKDACQGDSGGPLACWVNGTWVQAGVVSWGDGCAQPNRPGIYTRVTYYLDWIHRYIPKEP